A single window of Cytobacillus dafuensis DNA harbors:
- a CDS encoding XRE family transcriptional regulator, giving the protein MNKIFNGQRLKEARLYNKLTITELAEKLNVSKQMISKYENGNGEPSFEKSLQLPNILGYPREFFYTKDIFKLKSEGTFFRSRLTATQKSKDPASIALKYSVIVRDFLEQYIEFPILEDRANYENYEEYDLIAKKMREYVGLNDGPIHDIVEVVELMGFTVISMDYSESKVDAFSSMNRIEKNNGEHNDYFVIVTGTGERSSFYRQQFSIAHEMAHWVLHQNINPQELDKDEYKMMEDEANKLASIFLMPKESFGAELSSKIVDEIDTYYNLKRKWNVSMAAMIKRARDLKIINADQEVKLYKQMHYRKWKNPEPFDFETKVTVPIAFKQSLELLIDEGILKGHEIPFNIAEQYNLYLTPKMLAMICGVEPAMFIDNSQSRVVLKIKDYKNHKSS; this is encoded by the coding sequence ATGAATAAGATATTTAATGGACAACGACTAAAGGAAGCGAGACTTTATAATAAGTTAACGATTACCGAGTTAGCCGAGAAGTTAAATGTCTCTAAACAAATGATTTCAAAATATGAAAATGGAAATGGTGAACCAAGTTTTGAAAAATCATTGCAGTTACCGAATATTTTAGGATATCCTCGAGAGTTTTTTTATACAAAAGATATTTTCAAATTAAAAAGTGAGGGAACTTTTTTTCGTTCGAGATTAACAGCTACCCAAAAGTCAAAAGATCCTGCATCTATAGCATTGAAATATTCTGTTATTGTTCGGGATTTTCTAGAACAATATATTGAGTTTCCAATACTAGAGGATAGAGCAAATTATGAAAACTATGAAGAATATGATTTGATTGCTAAAAAAATGAGAGAATATGTAGGTTTAAATGATGGGCCAATTCATGATATTGTTGAAGTAGTTGAATTAATGGGATTTACTGTTATTTCAATGGATTATTCTGAAAGCAAGGTCGATGCTTTTAGTAGTATGAATAGGATTGAAAAAAATAATGGTGAACATAATGATTATTTTGTAATTGTAACTGGAACTGGTGAAAGAAGTTCTTTTTACCGACAACAATTCAGTATCGCACATGAAATGGCTCATTGGGTACTACATCAAAATATTAATCCACAAGAGCTAGATAAAGATGAATATAAGATGATGGAAGATGAGGCGAATAAATTAGCATCTATTTTCTTAATGCCTAAAGAATCTTTTGGTGCAGAGCTATCAAGCAAAATTGTAGATGAAATCGACACTTACTATAATTTGAAAAGAAAATGGAATGTTTCAATGGCTGCCATGATTAAACGAGCTAGGGATTTAAAAATTATCAATGCAGATCAAGAAGTTAAACTATATAAGCAAATGCATTATCGTAAGTGGAAAAATCCAGAACCATTTGATTTTGAGACAAAGGTAACTGTTCCAATAGCTTTTAAACAATCTTTAGAATTACTAATAGATGAAGGTATATTAAAAGGACATGAAATTCCTTTTAATATTGCTGAGCAATATAACTTATATTTAACACCAAAAATGTTGGCTATGATTTGTGGTGTAGAACCAGCAATGTTCATTGATAATAGTCAGTCTAGGGTTGTTTTGAAAATAAAGGATTATAAAAATCATAAAAGTTCATAA